Part of the Toxoplasma gondii ME49 unplaced genomic scaffold asmbl.1468, whole genome shotgun sequence genome, GAGATACTTGAGGACACGGCACAAAACGGAGCAATACAAGTTCTTCAGACTCCCCCACCGTTCCCAACTGTAAATGTACAATTGGGTAAGACATTCCAGCTCATCTGAACACTAACCCTTTCACGAACAGTTTGGCACACATTTCAGACGAGGCGCCGCCTtcggacgagaaggaaacagatcTAGCAAGAGTTATTCGAGACGATAATgctgcacagagaagaatGAGGGACGCCTTTGTTGCAAGGAGACGGGCATTCCAGGCGCTGATGAGCGACGTAAGATCACATGTCGTCACAGTTTTCGCACGGAAACGTAGAAACGTTGAGGGTGATTTTTCAGCAGC contains:
- a CDS encoding hypothetical protein (encoded by transcript TGME49_324400), whose translation is EILEDTAQNGAIQVLQTPPPFPTVNVQLDEAPPSDEKETDLARVIRDDNAAQRRMRDAFVARRRAFQALMSDQQESVQFLRDLGEASKNLV